In Flavobacteriaceae bacterium, the following proteins share a genomic window:
- a CDS encoding cell division protein: MPLIEIKTLIDSDIKICFDLSRNIDLHKQSLQHSNEKAIAGKTSGLIELGESVTWKAKHFGITQKLTSKITEFNSPNFFVDEMVSGAFKSFRHEHIFKENNGKTIMIDKFYFEAPYGILGQLVNWLFLKKYITQLLKTRNKFLKGIAENN; the protein is encoded by the coding sequence ATGCCATTAATAGAGATCAAAACTTTAATAGATTCTGATATCAAAATTTGTTTTGATTTATCACGTAATATAGATTTACATAAACAATCTCTCCAACATTCAAACGAAAAAGCAATAGCAGGTAAAACTTCGGGCCTAATTGAATTAGGAGAATCTGTAACTTGGAAAGCAAAACATTTTGGGATTACTCAAAAACTCACTTCAAAAATCACAGAATTTAATTCGCCTAACTTTTTTGTAGATGAAATGGTTTCTGGAGCTTTCAAATCATTTCGGCATGAGCATATTTTTAAAGAAAATAATGGAAAAACCATAATGATAGACAAATTTTATTTTGAAGCCCCTTATGGAATTTTAGGTCAACTTGTTAATTGGTTATTTCTTAAAAAATATATAACTCAACTCTTAAAAACCCGCAATAAATTTTTAAAAGGAATAGCAGAAAATAACTAA
- a CDS encoding DNA gyrase/topoisomerase IV subunit A, whose product MIEENDDLTNENLEHSESQETITRVTGMYKDWFLDYASYVILERAVPAIEDGFKPVQRRIMHSMKDLDDGRYNKVANIVGHTMQYHPHGDASIADAMVQIGQKDLLIDTQGNWGNILTGDRAAASRYIEARISKFGLDVVYNPKITEWQASYDGRRKEPVNLPVMFPLLLAQGGEGIAVGLSTKILPHNFIELIDASVKHLQGKRFTLVPDFPTAGIADFTNYNDGLRGGKVRVRAKISQRDKNTLVISEIPYSTTTSSLIDSILKANEKGKIKIKKIEDNTAAEVEILIHLPSGLSPDKTIDALYAFTSCENSISPLGCVIEDNKPLFIGVSEMLRRSTDNTVQLLKSELEIKLGEFEEQWHFASLERIFIENRIYRDIEEEETWEGVISAIDKGLQPHVKHLKRAVTEDDITRLTEIRIKRISKFDIDKAQQKIDALEEEIAQIKHHLANLIDYSIAYFKRLKKDYGDGRERKTEIRIFDDVDATKVVIRNTKLYVNREEGFVGTSLRRDEYVCDCSDIDDVIVFTKEGKLMITKVDSKTFVGKDIIHVAVFKKKDKRTIYNMIYRDGTKGASYIKRFAVTGVTRDKEYDLTAGNKGSKVWYFSANPNGEAEIVNVLLRQVGSIKKLKWDMDFADIIIKGRASKGNIVTKYSVKRIELKEKGVSTLKPRKIWFDDTVQRLNVDGRGELVGEFRGEDRILVITQKGIVKTIVPEITVHFDSDMIVMEKWIPKKPISAIYFDGEKERYYVKRFIVENENREELFITDHQNSHLEIVSTDWKPLAEVVFSKDRGKERKDNLEVNLEEFIAIKGISALGNQLTKDKINQINLLDPIPYEAPEELPADQMNVIDEQIVNSESSKPIQTSLPESNSENSDIDDEGQITLF is encoded by the coding sequence ATGATTGAAGAAAACGACGACCTAACAAACGAAAATTTAGAACATTCTGAATCACAAGAAACAATTACCAGAGTTACTGGTATGTATAAAGATTGGTTTTTAGATTATGCATCTTACGTAATTCTAGAGCGCGCTGTACCAGCGATTGAAGATGGGTTTAAGCCTGTTCAGCGTCGTATAATGCACTCTATGAAAGATCTTGATGATGGGCGTTATAATAAAGTCGCTAATATTGTTGGGCATACGATGCAGTATCATCCGCACGGAGATGCAAGTATTGCAGATGCTATGGTGCAAATAGGTCAAAAAGATTTATTGATTGATACTCAAGGAAACTGGGGGAATATTTTAACAGGTGACCGTGCTGCAGCTTCTCGTTACATTGAAGCACGAATTTCTAAATTTGGTTTAGATGTCGTTTATAATCCCAAAATAACCGAATGGCAAGCATCTTATGATGGTCGTCGTAAAGAGCCAGTTAACTTACCAGTAATGTTCCCATTATTGTTAGCACAGGGAGGAGAAGGGATTGCAGTCGGGTTATCTACAAAAATATTACCACATAATTTTATAGAACTTATTGATGCGTCAGTAAAACACCTTCAAGGAAAGCGTTTTACACTAGTTCCAGATTTTCCAACAGCAGGAATTGCTGATTTCACAAATTATAATGACGGGTTACGAGGAGGGAAAGTGCGAGTTCGTGCAAAAATTTCACAGCGAGATAAAAACACGTTGGTGATTAGTGAAATTCCATATAGTACAACAACATCATCTTTAATAGATTCTATTTTAAAAGCGAATGAAAAAGGCAAAATAAAGATTAAAAAAATAGAAGATAATACTGCAGCAGAAGTTGAGATCTTAATACACCTGCCATCAGGATTGTCTCCAGATAAAACTATTGATGCCTTATATGCATTTACCAGCTGTGAAAATTCTATATCCCCTCTAGGTTGTGTTATTGAAGATAATAAACCGTTGTTTATTGGTGTATCAGAAATGTTACGCCGTTCTACTGATAATACAGTACAACTTTTAAAAAGCGAATTAGAAATAAAACTAGGCGAGTTTGAAGAGCAATGGCATTTTGCTTCTCTAGAGCGTATTTTTATTGAAAATAGAATCTATCGTGATATAGAAGAAGAGGAAACTTGGGAAGGTGTGATAAGTGCTATAGATAAAGGGCTTCAGCCGCATGTTAAACATCTAAAACGCGCTGTAACAGAAGATGATATCACACGTTTAACAGAAATTCGAATTAAACGTATTTCTAAATTTGATATAGATAAAGCGCAACAAAAAATTGATGCTTTAGAAGAAGAGATTGCACAAATAAAACATCATTTAGCAAATCTTATTGATTATTCTATCGCATATTTTAAGCGTTTAAAGAAAGATTATGGAGATGGACGTGAACGTAAAACTGAGATTAGAATTTTTGATGATGTAGATGCAACAAAAGTAGTAATCAGAAACACCAAACTCTATGTAAATAGAGAAGAAGGCTTTGTGGGTACATCATTACGAAGGGATGAATATGTCTGTGATTGTAGTGATATTGATGATGTGATTGTATTTACTAAGGAAGGAAAGCTAATGATCACAAAAGTAGATTCTAAAACTTTTGTTGGAAAGGATATTATTCATGTTGCTGTATTTAAAAAGAAAGATAAGCGTACTATTTATAATATGATCTATCGTGATGGTACAAAAGGAGCATCATACATTAAGCGTTTTGCGGTTACAGGAGTAACAAGAGATAAAGAATACGATTTAACAGCAGGCAATAAAGGTTCTAAAGTATGGTATTTCTCGGCAAACCCTAATGGTGAAGCAGAAATTGTTAATGTGTTATTACGCCAAGTTGGAAGTATTAAAAAGCTAAAATGGGATATGGATTTTGCCGACATTATTATTAAAGGCCGTGCCTCTAAAGGTAATATAGTGACTAAATATTCTGTAAAACGTATAGAGCTCAAAGAAAAAGGAGTTTCTACCCTTAAGCCTCGTAAAATATGGTTTGATGATACTGTGCAACGCTTAAATGTTGATGGAAGAGGAGAGTTAGTAGGTGAATTTAGAGGAGAAGATCGTATTTTAGTAATTACCCAAAAAGGAATAGTTAAAACTATTGTGCCTGAAATAACAGTTCATTTTGACAGCGATATGATTGTTATGGAAAAATGGATTCCTAAAAAACCCATTTCTGCAATTTATTTTGATGGAGAAAAAGAACGTTATTATGTAAAACGTTTTATAGTCGAAAATGAAAATAGAGAAGAATTGTTTATTACAGATCATCAGAACTCACATTTAGAAATTGTATCTACAGATTGGAAACCTTTAGCTGAGGTTGTGTTTTCTAAGGATAGAGGTAAAGAGCGAAAAGATAATCTGGAAGTTAATTTAGAAGAATTTATTGCGATTAAAGGGATATCTGCTTTAGGGAATCAACTAACTAAAGATAAAATAAATCAAATTAATTTACTAGATCCTATTCCGTATGAAGCTCCAGAAGAATTACCGGCAGATCAAATGAATGTTATTGATGAGCAAATTGTAAATTCAGAATCATCGAAACCTATTCAAACATCTCTACCTGAGAGTAACTCAGAAAATAGTGATATAGATGATGAAGGGCAGATAACTTTATTTTAA
- a CDS encoding carboxypeptidase-like regulatory domain-containing protein: protein MNKYTLLIGALFLNFTTLFAQEFKAQIIDSLTQAPIPYAAIQVDETSGAISNEEGFFAINFEDKEIINLSISCLGYESKVISVEDIKNNNFVIILQEAINTLEEVYINETKPNVDSIIAKVNLHLKDNYSSGYSSHEIFYRATNFTDFKKLDFEVDKASSFRKKDHVSANNSLDSLSNVVRNSKAKQFSDYLGNIVVNDSNKAKLNVVKATELLDRQNGFSVEGLQEKAQNIMLKYLDQDKYYKLKSGLFKLEDSLNLKELIEEDENRKDEHNTSFLRRGANNLLSQAKFYDNSFLSKILNPKLYKHTLEDLTYYNGDFIYVISYLPRKAKSKFSGKLYITEDTYAVIRTDYQYSKGKRGSKLNLRLLLGVKFNQNVRLGTVIYTKDLETEKYTPQYIKEEDGAYFFVSRPLKFIEQGGDKSKVKFSFKVEGNTRNKEELLCISTKSITLEAYNAFTEKKKTPYQVLQRYDPNIWKSQNTLEPLEEMKRFSSSN, encoded by the coding sequence ATGAACAAATACACCTTATTAATTGGAGCATTATTTTTAAATTTCACAACTCTCTTTGCTCAAGAGTTTAAAGCACAAATTATTGATTCATTAACCCAAGCACCCATTCCTTATGCAGCAATACAAGTTGATGAAACGTCTGGAGCTATATCAAATGAAGAAGGTTTTTTCGCAATTAATTTTGAAGATAAAGAAATCATTAATTTATCTATTTCCTGTCTAGGGTATGAAAGTAAAGTGATTTCTGTTGAAGATATTAAAAACAATAATTTTGTAATTATATTACAAGAAGCAATAAATACATTAGAAGAGGTTTATATAAACGAAACTAAGCCTAATGTAGATTCTATTATTGCAAAAGTAAATTTACATTTAAAAGATAATTATAGTTCTGGTTACTCAAGTCACGAAATATTTTATAGAGCTACTAATTTTACAGATTTTAAAAAGTTAGATTTTGAAGTTGATAAAGCTTCTTCTTTTAGGAAAAAAGATCATGTAAGCGCTAATAATAGTTTAGACTCTCTAAGTAATGTGGTTAGAAATAGTAAAGCAAAACAGTTTAGCGATTACTTAGGGAATATTGTAGTTAATGATTCTAACAAAGCAAAATTAAATGTTGTAAAAGCTACTGAGTTATTAGATAGGCAAAATGGTTTTTCTGTAGAAGGTCTCCAAGAGAAAGCACAAAATATTATGTTAAAATACTTAGATCAAGATAAGTACTATAAATTAAAGTCTGGGCTTTTTAAACTTGAAGATTCATTAAATTTAAAAGAGCTTATTGAAGAAGATGAAAATAGAAAAGATGAGCATAATACTTCTTTTTTAAGGAGGGGAGCAAATAATTTGTTATCTCAAGCCAAGTTTTATGACAATTCTTTTTTAAGTAAAATTTTAAATCCAAAACTATACAAGCATACTTTAGAAGATCTAACTTATTATAATGGCGATTTTATTTATGTAATAAGCTATTTACCTAGAAAAGCAAAATCTAAATTTTCAGGAAAACTCTATATTACAGAAGATACGTATGCGGTAATAAGAACAGATTATCAATATTCTAAAGGAAAACGTGGCAGCAAATTAAACTTAAGATTATTGTTAGGTGTTAAATTTAATCAAAATGTAAGATTAGGCACTGTAATTTATACTAAAGATTTAGAAACCGAAAAATATACTCCACAATATATAAAAGAAGAAGATGGCGCTTACTTTTTTGTGAGTCGTCCTTTAAAATTTATTGAGCAAGGTGGTGATAAAAGTAAAGTTAAGTTTAGTTTTAAAGTTGAAGGTAATACACGTAATAAAGAAGAGTTACTATGTATAAGTACAAAATCTATTACTCTTGAAGCGTATAATGCATTTACCGAAAAAAAGAAAACACCTTATCAAGTATTGCAGCGTTATGATCCAAATATATGGAAAAGTCAAAATACATTAGAACCCTTAGAAGAAATGAAAAGGTTTAGTAGTTCTAATTAA
- a CDS encoding DNA topoisomerase IV, producing MQKSLFLLLFILITSCYNVERNCKDFKIGTFESSITIEGKDYVSTFTRTADLQIEIFEGKTDSSSVRWINDCEVIFKTINPKSMAERKDIHLKILNTSDSGYTFEYSYVGEALKQKGSAKHVK from the coding sequence ATGCAAAAATCACTTTTCCTTCTTTTATTTATATTAATCACGAGTTGTTATAATGTTGAACGCAACTGCAAAGATTTTAAAATTGGAACATTTGAAAGTAGTATAACTATTGAAGGTAAAGATTATGTTTCTACATTTACCAGAACAGCCGATTTACAAATAGAAATATTTGAAGGCAAAACTGATTCCTCATCTGTTAGGTGGATAAACGATTGTGAAGTTATATTTAAAACAATTAATCCGAAGAGTATGGCAGAACGTAAAGATATTCATCTTAAAATACTAAATACAAGTGATTCAGGATATACATTTGAATATTCTTATGTTGGAGAGGCACTTAAACAAAAAGGAAGTGCAAAACACGTTAAATAA
- a CDS encoding type IIA DNA topoisomerase subunit B — protein sequence MSQETKYTEDNIRSLDWKEHIRMRPGMYIGKLGDGSSADDGIYILLKEVLDNSIDEYVMGAGKTIEISIQGEKVTVRDYGRGIPLGKVVDVVSKMNTGGKYDSKAFKKSVGLNGVGTKAVNALSSYFRVESNRDGKSASAEFAQGNLTDQDLLEDTSRRKGTKVSFVPDDIIFKNYKYRNEYIVKMLKNYVYLNPGLTIVFNGEKYYSENGLKDLLAETIKDTDLLYPIIHLRGDDIEVALTHSKTQYSEEYHSFVNGQNTTQGGTHLAAFREALVKTVREFYGKNYDASDVRKSVVCAIAIKVMEPVFESQTKTKLGSTDMGGDLPTVRTYINDFVKTYLDNFLHKNPNVAENIQRKILQAERERKELSGIRKLAKDRAKKASLHNKKLRDCRVHFGDTKNERNLETTLFITEGDSASGSITKSRDVNTQAVFSLKGKPLNSYGLSKKIVYENEEFNLLQAALNIEESLEDLRYNNVVIATDADVDGMHIRLLLITFFLQFFPEVIKEGHLFILQTPLFRVRNKKETIYCYSEEERRDAIEKLKPKPEITRFKGLGEISPDEFKHFIGDDIRLDPIMLDDDMSIEELLSFYMGKNTPTRQEFIIDNLKVEMDLIEEDK from the coding sequence ATGTCTCAAGAAACCAAGTATACTGAAGATAATATTCGCTCGCTCGATTGGAAAGAACATATCCGGATGAGACCAGGAATGTATATCGGTAAATTGGGTGATGGTTCTTCTGCTGATGATGGTATTTATATTCTTTTAAAAGAAGTACTTGACAATTCTATTGATGAATATGTAATGGGTGCTGGTAAAACCATTGAGATTTCTATACAAGGCGAAAAAGTTACAGTTAGAGATTACGGAAGGGGAATTCCATTAGGAAAAGTTGTAGATGTGGTTTCTAAAATGAACACTGGAGGGAAGTATGACTCTAAAGCTTTTAAAAAATCTGTAGGACTTAATGGTGTTGGTACAAAAGCTGTAAATGCGTTATCTTCTTATTTTAGAGTAGAATCTAATCGAGATGGGAAATCTGCTTCTGCAGAATTTGCGCAAGGGAACTTAACAGATCAAGATTTATTAGAAGATACATCTCGTAGAAAAGGAACTAAAGTTTCTTTTGTGCCAGATGATATTATTTTTAAAAACTATAAATATAGAAATGAGTATATCGTAAAGATGCTCAAAAACTATGTCTATCTTAATCCTGGATTAACTATAGTTTTTAATGGTGAAAAGTATTACAGTGAAAACGGATTAAAAGATTTATTGGCAGAGACCATTAAAGATACAGATTTACTTTATCCGATTATTCATCTTAGAGGAGATGATATAGAAGTTGCATTAACACATAGTAAGACACAATACAGTGAAGAGTATCACTCTTTTGTAAACGGACAAAATACAACACAAGGAGGAACTCATTTAGCTGCATTTAGAGAAGCTTTGGTAAAAACAGTGCGTGAATTTTATGGTAAAAACTATGACGCTTCAGATGTTCGGAAATCTGTTGTATGTGCTATAGCCATAAAAGTTATGGAGCCAGTCTTTGAAAGTCAGACTAAAACAAAACTAGGATCTACAGATATGGGAGGAGATCTTCCTACCGTAAGAACTTATATCAATGATTTTGTTAAAACATATCTCGATAATTTTTTACATAAAAACCCTAATGTAGCCGAAAATATTCAGCGTAAAATACTTCAGGCAGAACGCGAGCGAAAAGAACTTTCTGGAATTAGGAAGCTCGCTAAAGATCGTGCTAAAAAAGCAAGCCTTCACAATAAAAAATTACGGGACTGTCGTGTGCATTTTGGAGATACAAAAAACGAACGAAATTTAGAAACTACATTATTTATTACAGAGGGAGATTCGGCCTCTGGAAGTATTACAAAATCTAGAGATGTAAATACTCAAGCGGTATTCAGTTTAAAAGGAAAGCCTTTAAACTCTTATGGGTTAAGTAAAAAGATTGTATATGAAAATGAAGAATTTAACCTTCTACAAGCAGCTTTAAATATTGAAGAATCGCTTGAAGACCTTAGGTATAATAATGTTGTAATTGCTACAGATGCAGATGTTGATGGGATGCATATTCGCTTGTTATTAATAACATTCTTTTTGCAATTTTTCCCAGAAGTTATAAAAGAAGGGCATTTGTTTATTTTACAAACCCCTTTATTTAGAGTCAGAAACAAAAAAGAAACCATTTATTGTTATTCAGAAGAAGAACGACGTGATGCTATTGAAAAACTGAAACCTAAACCAGAGATTACGAGGTTTAAAGGGCTTGGGGAGATCTCGCCAGACGAGTTTAAACATTTTATTGGAGACGATATTCGTTTAGATCCAATTATGTTGGATGATGATATGTCGATTGAAGAATTGCTGTCTTTTTATATGGGAAAAAACACACCCACTAGGCAAGAGTTTATTATAGATAATCTTAAAGTTGAAATGGATTTAATTGAAGAAGATAAATAA
- a CDS encoding XRE family transcriptional regulator — protein sequence MINTEDFIVRLQKIINYYNLSASAFADKISVQRSSISHILSGRNKPSLEFVMKILNHFPEVNLYWLLNGKGKFPSEEKLENTIRTKPPTPKTIDSSKNENNIKIDDDIDRIIIFYKDGTFKNFKN from the coding sequence ATGATAAATACTGAAGATTTTATAGTTAGACTTCAAAAAATTATAAATTATTATAATTTATCTGCATCTGCATTCGCTGATAAGATTAGTGTGCAGCGTTCTAGCATTTCACATATCTTATCTGGTAGAAATAAACCAAGTTTAGAATTTGTAATGAAAATACTTAATCACTTTCCTGAAGTGAATTTATACTGGTTATTAAATGGAAAAGGTAAATTTCCTTCTGAAGAAAAATTAGAAAATACAATAAGAACTAAGCCTCCTACTCCAAAAACAATAGATAGTTCTAAAAATGAAAATAACATTAAAATCGATGATGATATAGATCGTATTATTATTTTTTATAAAGATGGTACATTTAAAAACTTTAAAAATTAG
- the ychF gene encoding redox-regulated ATPase YchF, protein MKAGIVGLPNVGKSTLFNCLSNAKAQSANFPFCTIEPNIGVVNVPDSRLQKLEELVNPERVLPATVEIVDIAGLVKGASKGEGLGNQFLANIRETDAILHVLRCFDNDNIVHVDGSVDPIRDKETIDIELQLKDLETVDKKLDKVKRAAKTGNKEAQKEEAVLLKLKENLESGISVRAVEFSDDDYNDYVKPSQLITDKPVMYVCNVDEGAAVSGNAYVDKVREAVKDENAEVLVLAVGTEADINELDDYEERQMFLQDIGLEEPGSSKLIRSAYKLLNQQTYFTAGVKEVRAWTINIGSTAPQAAGEIHTDFEKGFIRAEVIAYDDYVSYGTETKVKEAGKMRVEGKNYVVSDGDVMHFLFNV, encoded by the coding sequence ATGAAAGCTGGAATTGTAGGATTACCAAATGTGGGAAAATCAACATTATTCAATTGTTTATCTAATGCTAAAGCACAAAGTGCTAACTTCCCTTTTTGTACTATTGAACCTAATATAGGTGTGGTAAATGTACCAGATTCTCGATTACAAAAACTAGAAGAGTTAGTAAACCCAGAACGTGTGTTGCCAGCGACTGTAGAAATTGTAGATATTGCAGGGTTAGTAAAAGGAGCAAGTAAAGGGGAAGGCTTAGGAAATCAGTTTTTAGCAAATATTAGAGAAACAGATGCAATCCTTCATGTGCTACGTTGTTTTGATAATGATAATATTGTACATGTAGATGGAAGTGTAGATCCAATAAGAGATAAGGAAACGATTGATATCGAACTTCAACTTAAAGACTTGGAAACGGTAGATAAAAAGCTGGATAAAGTAAAACGTGCTGCAAAAACTGGAAATAAAGAAGCTCAAAAAGAAGAAGCTGTTTTATTAAAACTTAAAGAAAATTTAGAATCAGGAATTTCTGTTCGCGCTGTAGAATTTAGTGATGACGATTATAATGATTACGTAAAGCCATCACAATTAATTACAGATAAACCAGTAATGTATGTGTGTAATGTAGATGAAGGAGCAGCTGTGTCTGGAAATGCCTATGTTGACAAAGTAAGGGAAGCTGTAAAAGATGAAAATGCAGAAGTGTTAGTTTTAGCAGTTGGTACTGAAGCAGATATTAACGAATTGGATGATTATGAAGAACGTCAAATGTTTTTACAAGATATTGGGTTAGAAGAACCTGGTTCATCTAAACTTATTCGGTCGGCCTATAAATTATTAAATCAGCAAACTTATTTTACAGCTGGTGTAAAAGAGGTTCGTGCATGGACAATTAACATAGGTTCTACTGCGCCACAAGCAGCAGGAGAGATACATACCGATTTTGAAAAAGGATTTATTAGAGCTGAAGTTATTGCTTACGACGACTATGTTTCATATGGCACTGAAACTAAGGTAAAAGAAGCTGGTAAAATGCGTGTTGAAGGTAAAAACTATGTAGTGAGTGATGGAGATGTAATGCATTTCTTATTTAATGTATAA